The genomic DNA CCGGCCCGCGGACTTCTTCGTCGGCGGCGAACCGACCGAGGTCGGCGTCCGGATCGTCATCGACCACATCGCCCGGGCCGCGCCCGATCAGGAGTCGCGCAAGCAGACCGCCCGCTGGATCAACCGCATGCTTCGGCCCCACCTCACCGGGCGCACAGGGCTGCACTGGGAGTTCCACGTGGACGAGACCAGCGCGGACTTGTGGATGATCAACGGGATCGCGCCGCCACCGGGCGGTTCCGAGGCCGAGCGTAGCTGGGCGCGGCACAACGCCACCTCGCCCTACTGAACCTCGGTCACCTCGGCGGCGATGTCGATCGACACCTCGGCCCGGGCCACGCACGATCGGATCCCCGGCCCTGTCGAAGGTCGCCCTGCCGAGGACCGGCCCCTGCCGATCGATCGGCGCGGCGTGCAGCCCGCACCTCGATTCCAGCCGGAGCTCAGGCGGGGTCTGTGCGGAGCTCCACGTCGGCGGCGGTCGCCGACAACTGCTTGCCGAGCAGCGAGTGGCGGCGGCTGTAGACGAAGTAGACCAGCAGGCCGAGCCCCATCCAGACGACGAAGCGGATCCAGGTCTCGATGGAGAGGTTGACCATCAGCCACAGGCAGGCCAGCACGGCCAGGATCGGCAGGACCGGCACCCAGGGGACGCGGAAGCCGCGGGGCAGGTCGGGACGGGTGCGGCGCAGGATGATCACCCCGACGGCCACGAGGACGAAGGCGAACAGGGTACCGATATTGACCATTTCCTCGAGAGCGCCCATGTCGACGAAACCGGCGAGAACGGCGCAGGCGATGCCGACGATCACCGTCAGGCGGACGGGGGTGCCATGCCTACCCGTGTGGGCGAGCTTGCGCGGCAGCAGACCGTCACGGGACATCGCGAACAGCACCCGGGTCTGGCCGAGGTAGAGGACCATGACGACGGTGGTCAGACCGGCCAGCGCGCCGATGGAGATGATCTTCTCGGCCCAGGTGACGCCGTTCAGGGCGAAGGCGGTGGCCAGCGTCGCGTCGGTGCCCTGGAGTTCGGTGTAGGACACCATGCCGGTGAGGATCAGGGCGACGGCGACATAGAGCACGGTGACGATGGCCAGGGAGCCGAGGATGCCGCGCGGGATGTCGCGTTGCGGGTTCTTGGTCTCCTCGGCGGTGGTGGCGACGACGTCGAAGCCGATGAAGGCGAAGAAGACCAGGCTGGCCGCGGCGAGCAGGCCGTACCAGCCGAAGGTGCTGTTGCCCGCTCCGGTGAGCCAGGAGAACAGCGACTGGTGGATGCCGGTGTCGCCTTCGCCGGGCTGCGAGGGCGGTACGTAGGGCGAGAGGTTGTCGATGTCGAAGTAGGCCAGGCCGACGGCGATCACCAGGGCGATCACGCCCAGCTTGATGGCCACGGCCAGCGCCGAGACCCGCGAGGAGATCTTGGTGCCGATGGCCAGCAGCACACACAGCACGGCGATGAGAAGCACAGCGCCCCAGTCGAAGCGGATGCCGCCGAGGGAGACGGTGGTCGATATGTCGCCGAGGACCGAGCCGAGGTACTGCGACCAGCCCTTGGCGACCACGGAGACCGCGAGCGCGAATTCCAGGATCAGATCCCAGCCGATGATCCAGGCCACGAATTCACCGAAGGTGGCGTAGGAAAAGGTGTAGGCGCTACCCGCCACCGGGACCGTCGAGGCGAATTCGGCGTAGCAGAGGGCGGTCAGGCCGCAGGCGACGGCGGCGAAGACGAAGGCCAGCGACACCGAGGGGCCGGCGACATTGCCCGCGGTGCGGGCGGTGAGCGTGAAGATACCGGCGCCGACGACGACGGCGACACCGAAGATGGTCAGGTCCCAGGCGGTGAGGTCTTTGCGCAGTTTGGAGTCGGGCTCGTCGGTGTCGCGGATCGACTGCTCCACCGATTTCACGCGCAGCCGATGGGCGGCACTGCCTTTGTAGGGGGTCGACATCAACGCACTCCTCACTGCTACCGGACGCCGGCCATCGCGCGGCTGATCCACGGACCCACGGCGGCCACGAGCACCCCGACCCCGATCGCGACCGCGCCGACGACGCCGAAGTAGGCGGCCTCGTGGGCGGGATCGTAGAAACGGGCCAGAACACCGGACATAGATGTACCGATACCCACCGAGAAGAAATACAAAGCCATCATCTGCGCTCGGAATGCCTCGGGCGCCAGCTGGGTGGTGACCGCGAGCCCGATCGGGGACAGCAGCAGCTCCGAGACCGCGAATCCGCCCATGACCGCGAACACGAGCAGCGCGGGCACCGCGCCGTCGGCGAATCCGGCCAGCGGCACGAACGACAAGAAGGCCACGCCCATCCCCATCACTCCCAGCGCGAACTTGTTCGGGGTGCTCGGTGCGCGCTCGCCCAGGCGCGTCCACATCAGCGCGAACAGCGGCGACAACACGATGATCCACACCGGCTCCACCGAACCGATCCAGTTACTCGGGGCCGTCCAGCCGAGAACGGTCCAGTTCATCCGCTTGTCGGAGTACACGGCGAACACGGTGAAGATCTGCTGGAACAGCGACCAGAAGACGGCATTGGCGACGAACAGCGGCGCGAACGCGCGCACCCGGCTGCGTTCCAGCGCGGTGACGGTCGGGCTGCGCAGCATGACAACGAAGTAGCCGATCGAGACCGCCACGATGACGCCGGTGATCACCTCGGCCAGGTTGGCGAGCGAGACCAGACCGATCGACCAGGCCGCGACCGCCACCGACGTGGCCGCGGCCAGCGCGCCCATGATGGGGACGAACTGACGCCGCGGCATCGGATTGGGCACCTCCCGGCCCGCGGTGCCCAGGTTCCGGCGGAAGATCGCGTACTGGGTCAGGCCGAGGGTCATGCCGAGGGCGGCGGCGCCGAAGCCGTAATGGAAGCCCAGGTGGGTCTGCAGCAGGCCGGTGAGCAGCGGGCCGAGGAACGCGCCGAGGTTGATGCCGAGGTAGAAGAGGGTGAAGCCGCCGGCGATGCGGGCGTCTCCCGGGGCATAGAGGGTGCCGAGCAGGGAGGACGCGTTGGCTTTGAGGGCGCCGCTGCCGAGGGCGACCAGCGTCAGGCCGAGGCCGACGCCGGACAGGCCGGGCAGCACCGCCAGCGCCACGTGACCGGCGACCACGACGACGCCGCCGTAGAAGACGGTGCGTTCCATCCCCAGCAGCCGGTCGGCTGTCCAGCCGCCGAGCACGGTGGACAGGTAGACCAGACCGCCGTAGGCACCGACGATGCCGACAGCGGTGTCCTGCTCCATCCCGAGACCACCGTCGGTCACCGAGTAGTACAGGTAGTAACCCAGGATGGTGAGCATGCCGTAGAAGGAGAACCGCTCCCACAGCTCGACGCCGAACAGGTTGGCCAGCCCGACCGGGTGCCCGAACAACGTTCGCTCCCGCGCCACATCCGATCGGACGACTGAGGACATGGACCGACGATTTCACATGCCGGCTACCGACCAGCGATCACCACGCCGGAGAACGGAGCGAGCGTGTGCCCGCGATCGCCGGACGACCT from Nocardia higoensis includes the following:
- a CDS encoding amino acid permease, which produces MSTPYKGSAAHRLRVKSVEQSIRDTDEPDSKLRKDLTAWDLTIFGVAVVVGAGIFTLTARTAGNVAGPSVSLAFVFAAVACGLTALCYAEFASTVPVAGSAYTFSYATFGEFVAWIIGWDLILEFALAVSVVAKGWSQYLGSVLGDISTTVSLGGIRFDWGAVLLIAVLCVLLAIGTKISSRVSALAVAIKLGVIALVIAVGLAYFDIDNLSPYVPPSQPGEGDTGIHQSLFSWLTGAGNSTFGWYGLLAAASLVFFAFIGFDVVATTAEETKNPQRDIPRGILGSLAIVTVLYVAVALILTGMVSYTELQGTDATLATAFALNGVTWAEKIISIGALAGLTTVVMVLYLGQTRVLFAMSRDGLLPRKLAHTGRHGTPVRLTVIVGIACAVLAGFVDMGALEEMVNIGTLFAFVLVAVGVIILRRTRPDLPRGFRVPWVPVLPILAVLACLWLMVNLSIETWIRFVVWMGLGLLVYFVYSRRHSLLGKQLSATAADVELRTDPA
- a CDS encoding peptide MFS transporter, which codes for MSSVVRSDVARERTLFGHPVGLANLFGVELWERFSFYGMLTILGYYLYYSVTDGGLGMEQDTAVGIVGAYGGLVYLSTVLGGWTADRLLGMERTVFYGGVVVVAGHVALAVLPGLSGVGLGLTLVALGSGALKANASSLLGTLYAPGDARIAGGFTLFYLGINLGAFLGPLLTGLLQTHLGFHYGFGAAALGMTLGLTQYAIFRRNLGTAGREVPNPMPRRQFVPIMGALAAATSVAVAAWSIGLVSLANLAEVITGVIVAVSIGYFVVMLRSPTVTALERSRVRAFAPLFVANAVFWSLFQQIFTVFAVYSDKRMNWTVLGWTAPSNWIGSVEPVWIIVLSPLFALMWTRLGERAPSTPNKFALGVMGMGVAFLSFVPLAGFADGAVPALLVFAVMGGFAVSELLLSPIGLAVTTQLAPEAFRAQMMALYFFSVGIGTSMSGVLARFYDPAHEAAYFGVVGAVAIGVGVLVAAVGPWISRAMAGVR
- a CDS encoding tautomerase family protein, with the translated sequence MPLWSIHHTPGIFTTEQKHALAAHITDHYEQVGLPRFYVITLFHEIRPADFFVGGEPTEVGVRIVIDHIARAAPDQESRKQTARWINRMLRPHLTGRTGLHWEFHVDETSADLWMINGIAPPPGGSEAERSWARHNATSPY